Part of the Deinococcus aerophilus genome is shown below.
CGGGTGTACCGCGCTGTCCTGAAGGACCGGGAGGTGGTCCTGCGCGTGCCCATGCCCGGCGACACTGAGGACACTTTGACCGAGAGTGTGGCGGTTCCCGCCGCCTTCTGGGCCGGAGTGCGGACGCCGGAACTGCTGATCTTCGATGATGAGCGCCGTGTGGTGGAGGCACCCGTGACCGTATACGCCTTTGCGCCGGGGTGCAGTCTGGACGGGTACGGATGGGCCGGGAGGGAGCCACAGGTGCTGCGCGCCTGGCGGGAAGCGGGACGTGAGCTGGCGAGGCTTC
Proteins encoded:
- a CDS encoding phosphotransferase, yielding MPALPDLTPAELAAFSRQYGLRGTLERLPSAGIVNRVYRAVLKDREVVLRVPMPGDTEDTLTESVAVPAAFWAGVRTPELLIFDDERRVVEAPVTVYAFAPGCSLDGYGWAGREPQVLRAWREAGRELARLHRQVRVVSDPHGRLEVITPPDTALTLGRVTETRARFGNEKTVSDSLFIL